In Silene latifolia isolate original U9 population chromosome 6, ASM4854445v1, whole genome shotgun sequence, the genomic window tgacatctcgtgtaaaCTAAGATgtgtttggtaaagattttatatctttacatatcttgtatatcttacttaatatatttgtttatgataaaagatattcttgttataaaaaatcttatcatatcttagaatttatagtagagataataattgaatagattatattctatcttttggaatattgtttattatcttttaggcttttaggaaagaaataatagaagatatgatttgttaacatatctcctattttcggccattagggtttctagAAACCGAGTTGCCTtattctttccttcctataaatactttgctctttgcaacatttaacatagagaccttaagcataaaaatttattttatttttatcaaaGCAAAACCGTGTATTTCGAGTAGAAAAACGTTTTGCTATTTttcaaaaggtcgtgtgttttaaactcgtatattcatttgttaaaTTATCGTTATAAtataatagtgctcaatagatttcttacttgttcattaacgtgaacctttgcaagaatcattagtggtttcttattaacgtaagttagtcactcaagtatttaacggtactcattgagttacagctagagttagttgtcgagttgggttagtaaatttgtaacccgtagaaaggtactaaatttattaatcgagaatagtggacgtaggtttcgatttgtgaaactgaaccacttcaaaaaccgtgtgtctcctctctttcattctttcgtttactttgttttaattgttcattagttgattagttaaagtttaatcaataaactttaaataatcaattatatacacataatcgaaaaagctttcaaaagttttaaatcctcaattcaacccccccccccccccccccctcctcttgagtattttggatcgatagactcttcaaagcTAAAGAAAGGGCAAAGCAAaaatttgttgtttggtttagatAAAGGGAAAGCTAAAGTTTGTAGTGAAGGTGGTTCTGTGTTGTCTGGACTAGGGAAAGGGAAAGCTAAGGTAGGTTAAGGTAAGAGAGTAGTTGGTGGTACAGATCTAGGAGTTCATCAAAAGAAGAGTGGAAAAGGAGGGGCTAAGGGTTGAAAACAGGGATCTAGTAGTGGTATTGAAGTTGTTGCTTCTAGTACAAGGAATAGGAAGAGAATACTGAAAGATCCTACTCCTGAAGATGAGTTTGTTGATTCAGAAGGCAAGGATAATGAAAAGGATATAAGTGATTGTTAGTGGCAGTTTAGGGAGGAAGAtttgattgatgaagatgctTTGTTTCATGACAAAGAGGATGGGGAGATACTAAAGGGTGTTGAAAGTATTTTCAGTCAGTCTAAACCTGAAACTTGTCAAGCTAATGGGAAGCATATCTGGGGTATTGATGTCATTGAAGTTGCAATCAATGAAGAGAGGGATGATGATTCTGATGAACACATAAGCCTTCAGGGCTCAGATAATGATGAGGTAGATCCTTACAACACTTTTAATGAAGTTGTTGATTTGAAGGGGCCAATTGTATTAAAAGTAGGGGTTTAATTTGCCAATAGTATTGTACTGAGGAAGGCATTAATTCAACATAGCATAGAAAATGGTTATGACTATTATTATATGCATAATGCTAGTGATAGGATAACTACTCAATGCATGAACAGATGCAAGTGTGGGTGGGATAGTGTGAGGTCAAGGCACAGGTCTTTAGAAAATTGTACATGTGATCCAGAGAGTAGGTGTTACTTTAAAGTGCATGCTAGACCACTGGGTAAGGGACAAAAATTTCAGATTAAGTCTTTGATTCTTGAACATACTTGTGGAATGTCAAACTACAGTAGGAAAGTGTCTTCTGAATACTTAGTTGATAAATTTCTTGAGTTTTGGAGAACAAACATGGATTGGAAACTGAAGCAGTTCAGAGATCATGTTTTTCAAGTTTTAAATGTGTAAGTTTCATATGCTAAGTGCTGGTTAGCAAGGTCTAGGGTGAAACAGATGATTTATGGTAATGacaaagaccaatatgctaaggtTTGGGAATATGCATCAGCTATTCAGAAGTATAACCCAGGTTCCTCCTCATTTGTGGTGTGTGGTGGTATTGATAGGCCACCTTTTTATTTCAAAATAATGTATATTTGTCTCCATGCTTGTAAGAAGGGATTCAAAGAGGGTTTTAGACCTATAATAGGGATTGATGGGTGTCACTTGAAAGGTGTTTTCCCAGGTATGTGTCTTGTGGCAGTTGGCAAAGATGGGAATAACAATATATACCCTATAGCTTGGGCTGTTGTTGAAGTTGAAAATACTGAGGCATGGAGATGGTTCTTAGAATTGCTTAACCATGACATAGGCAAAGAGGACGGAGGGGGTATGACATTCATGTCAGATAGGCAGAAGGGGTTGCTTGATGCCTTGAGAACTGTGGTGCCCAAAGAAGAAGTGAGGTACTGTGTCAGACACATTTGGGCTAACTTTAAGCTCAATTACAGTGGCCAAGTGTACAAGGATGCCTTATGGAATGCTGCAAGAGCAACAACAGAGGTAACTCCATAACCTCTTAGCTGCATTACTGAAATTTTTTTAAATACTAATCTAATTTGGCAGTTTATAACTAATCATTTAACATATATGCAGGCTGACTTTAACTATCACATGGATGGTATAAAGTCATTATCCAATGAAGCTTATGAATATTTGAAGGCCATACCCCCACAACACTGGTCAAGGCATGCCTTTGGGACTCAAGCTAAGTCAAACATGCTACTTAATAACTTGTGTGAGTCTTTTAATAGTGTACTGAAAGAAGTGAGAGATAAGCCCATCCTAACTCATATGGAATGGATGAGGAGATATGTAATGAAAAGAAACTTTGACAAGAGGGAAGGTGTGGTCAATTATAAGGGAAAGGTTATGCCTTATGTAAGTAAGTACTTGAAATGGGCTAGAAAAGAGGTCAGGTACAATAAGGTATTACCTTCAGAGGTGGGTGTATCTGAGGTGGTTTACAAAGGAGAGCCCATTACTGTCAATATCACTGAAAAAACATGTGCATGTAGGCATTGGGATATCACTGGAGTGCTATGTCCTCATACAGTGGCAACTCTTATGAAAGCAAGGCTGAACcctgaggattatgttgatgagGCATACACTAAGGCAAAGTACATCAAAGCTTATGAGCCAGTTGTTGCCCCAATGCCAGGAGTGAAGCACTGGGCCAAGACTAATCTGCCTGAACCTCTATCCCCACCCATGAGAAATATGCCTGAGAGGCCATCtctgaaaaaaagaagaaaagaaccTGGTGAAGGTGGGGGCAGATTTGTGAACAGGCCAAAGAAGTCACATAACTGTAGCCACTGTAGCCAACCAGGTCATACCAAGAAGACCTACAAGAACCCACCAGCCCCTCCAAAGCAACCAGGAAGACCAAAGTCCTCAAATCCATGGACCACTGAGCAAAGGAACAATGCTGCTAAAAGAAGGGCAACACCAACAACAGCTCCAACAACAAGTACAAGTACAGCACCATCAGCAGCTCCAACAACAAGTGCTAGTCAGCCTCTTGTCATTGCAACCCAATCAGGCCAATGCTAAAACCTGTTATGTCTTGTAGTTTGATGAAACAATTATGTGTATTTGGTTGTGTTGTAACCTCAATATTGTGTTCAAACAACTTTTAATGTTTTGTAAGACATTTAAGAAGTAATGTTATGCTAATTATCAACATTTGAGAAGAGCAACAATTGTTTGTAGAAATCTTAGAATTCCTCCTTCAACTACTTGTTCAAATACTTAGTACATAGCATCTAACAACTCATGGCATTACAAGTGAATGGAAAATAGCCATGAGGCATGAAATCAACACATACAACTCACCTATTACATATCATCTACCTAACTAAATAAACTTGCTAAATGCACAATCAAGACAACAATAACTACAATCTTCACTGACATGAACATCAGTATTGATGTACAGCTATTTGTAGGACGCCAAACTCGAACTATTTCATCTTTGCCATTATTCAAATTTTCTATCTCCAACTTCCAttttttcctctcttctttaacatattgcaaatCTTCTTTCAAAATGGATACTTCACTTTTTAGGATGTTCTTCTCCTTCATTAGCTCACAAATAACATTCCTTTGCCACTCAGTTTGAGATTCATCAACCCATCTAAAAAAGTTACAACCACGAAAATTTGTTTCCGGGTTGCAAAATTTGCAAGCTTCAAATAATTGTCCCGGATTTGACTGCGTCCAAGACTTGCATCGACGAACTGGGATGCCGCAAAAAACATTTCTCTGGGACATGAGAAGAAGACCTTGACGAAGAATCTGACCTAGTCATCGACATTTCCTGAAAAAAAATCAATTCACAATTTACCCCCAAATTTATGAACCCTAATTATATATTAACAAAAATAAGATTTACAATCTGAAAATAAATGGATAGAAATTAAAGAGTGGAATGAAAGATAAATATTTACCTTAGGGAGAAGAAGATATGAAGGAAGGGCTTGTAGTTGAAATGGTGAGTGAGAGATTGAGAATAAAATGAAAGAGGTAAGATGATGAAGTATaagaaggaagggaagaagcaGTGAAAGCAATGAATAAGGGTATAATGGGCATGAAATCTTGAATTTGGAGGGAAATTTAAAAAGTGACCGGaatattctgttttttttttttaccggaTTTCACTTAAGGTACCAAAATGTGAACGGAGTTCACATTAAGGTattagttttaaaaaaaaaaatcataaggggttaagttttaaaaagtgtaacATTTAAGGGGGTTTCATCAATTGATCCTTATTTTAATGACCTATGGCTTGGCAACAGTTCTGCATATACCACTAAAGAAGGATACAACTGGCTTAGAGTCCCTCTCCCCAATGTCAGATGGTGGAAAGTGTGCTGGAATTCCATGAATATTCCTAGATCTTCTTTCATATATTGGGCAGCTGTACTTGGCAGGCTTCTTACCAAGGATCGCCTTGCTCGTATGGGAGGTAGTCAGGACCTGACTTGCTTTTTGTGTAATTCTGCAAATGAAGACCATGGGCATTTGTTCTTTGACTGCCCCTTCAGTAATAGATGTGTTCTCCTTTTGCAACAGAAACCTAATATCTATTTTGATCCTAGAGAGCTAGCTGAATGGAATACCAGGGGAAGGAGACTTAACATTTTGATCGGACGAGTTTCCTGTGCTTGTCATGTCCTGCTCGTGTATAAGATTTGGCAAGCAAGAAACAGAGCTAGAGTTAACTTTGAGGTACCTCATCCTAGAGTAATTATCACATAGGCTATCAAAGATATTATCAGTAGATTCTGAGCTAGAAACGAACTTAACGAAGCTGCACTCACAAGCTTGGATGAGAGTTGGATAGGCAAGCGGAAATACATGTAGACTATGTTCTTGTCCTGATCTTATTTTTTGAATGTACGGTTGTAAAAGTCAATCTGGATGATGTATTCTTTGTTgatttatacttcctccattcttgAACCTATTTGGGCCATTTCACTTTGATCTACCCATTTCCTTTCTTTCTATTTTTGGGTATAGAAAATGACCAAGTTGTCCTTGTTACCCTTCTTTATTTACAAATATTGCCACTACTTAAGACACCTAATTTTCCTATAATTGACATTAATAAAACGGATTACCCCTAATTACTCCCTCCTTTTTTTCATTTCCCACCAGATTTTCcatatacccccccccccccccccccctttatcTTCATTTAATTTCATTTACTTTCATTTACACTCCCTCTCTCTAACCGTCTCTCTAGATCcttctcaaaaaccctaaaaactcTCTTCCTCTCCGCCACCTGACCATTCTCCTTCTTCTCTGATCTTCCCTCTACATCACCCTCACTGTCTTCTCTTCCTTTCTTCATTATTCGTACCATTTTTATCTCTTTCTCATACTAATGGATCCTAAATCACAAACTTCGTACCATAAATCTCTAGataattgtttatatatacctGGTGTGGGACATGTGGTTCCTGATACCTACTCAGGTTATGGGTCACTACTTGATTCTTATCGTGATGATGAACCTGAGGTTACATCGGCTTTTTATGGTGATCAAAATACCATTGTTTCTGATTCTTTGGTTGATGATGTTCATGCATGTGTTGCTGGAAAAGGTCTCTTTCTCGAAAGTGAAAGATCCGGTGATTTATCACCAAAATCCAAGAAATTCAATGAGTTTTGTGATAAGATGTTTGAAAAGTTgaggaaaaaggaagaaaaggcAGGTAAATCTTCGATTTTTAATGTTtattttgatttctttttttattttatgtaCTGAAGGATTTCATATTGTTTTGGTATTGAATCAGTTCTGTGTTTTGGTTATGAAGGAGTTCATATTGTTGAGAACAAGGGATTTGATGTGGAAAGCTCTAGATTTATTGAGTTATCACCAAAATCAAAGAAATGCAATCAGTTTTATGACAAGATGATTGAAAAGTTtaggaaaaaggaagaaaaggcAGGTAAATCAAACattgttttttttgtttatttttgttttgtttactgtAAAAATCTTAACATTactgtgtttttgttttgaaggGGTTGATATTGTTGAGGCGAAGGGAATTACTGGGGAAATTTGTAGATCCACTGTAAAAAGGAAGCGAAATTATTGATTAAGGGAGGTTCATTTCTATTACTCTTTTTCAAGTGTTTAAATtttgtttgttgggtttgaatGTTGGTGTTGCTGCTGATTTTGTTGTctttactgttgttgttgtttttgccgCTGAAATATGAGTATAGTTGCTGCTGATGTTATCATTCCTGCTGCTGTTTTTTGCTGCTGAAATATGAGTATATTTTTGCTGTTGTTGTTTTAATGTTAGTTTCTGAAATTGTGGGTTAAAATGGCCATCTGTTTTACTGTGACTTTCTGGTTGACTACTGTTGCTGGGTTTTAATGTTAGTTTGTCAAATTGTGGGTTAAAATGGATATCTATTTTACTGTGAATTGCTGGTGGACTGTTGTTGCTGGCCTGCTTATtctgttttgagtatgggttaaCAAGTTTAGTTTGTTGGCCATTGTGTTAAGTTTTTGAACCATTTCACCATGCTCTGGATTTCCTTGGATAGTCTGTTTTGTCTGCTGACTCTGTTTTGTTTGGATAGTCTGAGAGGTTGTCTTTGTGTTGGTGTACAACAGTTAATGACAATACTCAAATAAACCTAAAATAAGTGCTCCATGTTGTTGCTAGTAATGGCACCATTATTTGTAGCCATGTCGAGGTAACTTATTCTTAGGTTTACTGACCCATATTTGCTGCCACCAAGAGGCATTACATGTTGAgttacttgtttttttttttatttctaagTTTCCATGTTATGTCTCCTCTTGAAGAGGCATTTATATGTGGTCAGGTTACTCAATGAGGAAAAGTTGCTTGCTGAGAGTAACAATGCATTAATCATAAAAACTTGAAATTTCATTCATAGTCCATTACAAAATGAGTGCTTACATGGTTGATTCATAGTCCATTACAAAATGTCATTCATAGGTTCTTATGTTTGCCTTGATAAACTTTCATGCCTAAGACTTTCTTGATGCTAGTTTATCAATCAAACAACAACCTAACTTGTTCAAAAGGGAACTTGAATGCCTAGGTCCAACATTAATTGATCTAGTTCACCTATTAATCCACATGTAATTAAAAACTGAATGCATTCTTTCACTAGGTCTTCATCAACTGTTAAATCTCTAGGTAGTGTCCCATTCCTTCTTTGTGCAGCCTTGGCCAAGTGTGGCAGCGGGTAGTCATTGTGAccttttattttcataatttcCACCATACATGCTTGCAAGCTTAGCCACACATTGTCTAAGGTTTCAAATGTCTCTGCTTCATATGCTTCAGTGACATTCTTGACCAACTCTTCAACTGTTTTAGCTGGAAACTCATCTTGCAAAGATTGTAGAGACCTAAAGAAACCTAAGTCTAAGATATTTAAATTAGGGGAGTTGGGTGGTTGTTGACTTAACTTGATATTGAAACCATTTGAAGTGGCTGCCTCTATGAAATCTTTATCTTTCCCATTTATGTGTGGCTTTGCATTATCTTGTTGAATGCttatttcttttgatgcatttgctgGCCATTTTTCTTTAATGGCCGGTATCACTAAATTGATCAACATTTCCTTGGTAACTTTCTTTGTGATGGATTCAATGGGTTTTGTGACTATAGTACCTGCACTTGTATTCTTACTTTTCCTCTTTGCTGGTTCTTGATAAGTAATGGCCATATGCCAAGCTTCCCATCAAATAGAACCTCACCATTTTCCTTGTATGTGGGCCTTGAAACAGCAGCCAAGAACATAATCTTGGTTATGTATCTCTTGCTCTTACAACTTCTATATGGAAGTGCTTCATTGCTGCCTATATAGTATCTGCACTTTGGATTTGTCATGTAAAACCACTTTTCATCTATGTGGATAATATGACTCATGTCCTTGAACATGACACACCTTAACAGTCTATCAAAGACCAATTTCCCCATTACAAAATGCAGCCTGATAAACTTATTGTCTTGACTTAATGCTGGGTGTATGCTGTTTGTGTGAGATTTAATTAAACCTTCTTTAACCCATCTATGGCAGGTAGAAGATGAATGCCCTATTGCCTTTCCCAACCTCTTTAAGGTGGTTCTCTTTGACACATCAAGTCCCATAATGGTCTCAATTGGACAAGGTACTCTTTCCTTCCCCTTCTTTCCTTTTATCTTAACTCCTTACATTGATGGGTATGTGCTCCATACGCTGCTTTTTTGTTGCTGTCCAAATGCTATATATACTTTTTCTTGTGACATTGAATATGGTGGCTACTTCATTCATCTTACCATGCTCAGATTTTCCATTTTTGCAGCTCTCAAACAACATACGGATAACTCTATGCCTCTCATCGTCAGTGAGATTTGGTTTCTTCATTGTATTGTGGCTGAAACTTgtgtaatttttgtaattttggactttgatttttttttttttgggtttttttattggAGAAAATGgctgtaaaagtgatttaatttGCCTAGTTTACTTATGAATGTAAATGACTGAgtatttgtagaatttgcaactTGTAATGATGTGATGTTAATTGGTGGGAAATTTGAAGTTTCATGTTGTTTCCCCCCTTTTTTCTAAAAAACCGGGTAATGGTCTCAAAATGGTGGGAGTTTTGATGTTTGGTGGGAATATTAAGACTTACCCCACCTCTTAACACATTAACATTAACTTGCTAATTATACACACATGTTGCCTCTAATCTACTCTCCTTGGTTGTTGAGCCAAAAGCAAATGGGTAGATTATTGtagaatggaggaagtaatatacttctttccaaaaaaaaaaaaaaagagcaaaaaaccATTGTTAAATACAAAATCAGTTACAGCTTTAATTCCGGGCTTTCCCCTCCTAATTTTCTTCCACAACAATTTCCCCCAAAACTAGGATTAGGGTTTATGCAATCTGGGATAAATCAGAAACTTCAATCAAATTCAGGGTATATAGAACCCAGCAAGGCATAGACATATAATATCAACAATGGCCGATTTTCGAGCAATAACCTCGCAGTACACAATTTGATTCACGAATTCTCGTCATTTCTCCCGATCTTCCTTAACGAAATCGTGTCTTGTTCTTCATCATACCGATCACCGCTCTTCAATATTGCAACAATATCCTCTTCATTTCATCTGAATCCTCGAAAGCGCAAACGATTCACCATCGTATGATGAGCACGCCGACAAAGTCTTCAGTGAAAGCGGGGTAAGTGGACTCGTG contains:
- the LOC141588441 gene encoding uncharacterized protein LOC141588441 encodes the protein MANDQSLTLEATKALSLKFREEDLIDEDALFHDKEDGEILKGVESIFSQSKPETCQANGKHIWGIDVIEVAINEERDDDSDEHISLQGSDNDEVDPYNTFNEVVDLKGPICWLARSRVKQMIYGNDKDQYAKVWEYASAIQKYNPGSSSFVVCGGIDRPPFYFKIMYICLHACKKGFKEGFRPIIGIDGCHLKGVFPGMCLVAVGKDGNNNIYPIAWAVVEVENTEAWRWFLELLNHDIGKEDGGGMTFMSDRQKGLLDALRTVVPKEEVRYCVRHIWANFKLNYSGQVYKDALWNAARATTEADFNYHMDGIKSLSNEAYEYLKAIPPQHWSRHAFGTQAKSNMLLNNLCESFNSVLKEVRDKPILTHMEWMRRYVMKRNFDKREGVVNYKGKVMPYVSKYLKWARKEVRYNKVLPSEVGVSEVVYKGEPITVNITEKTCACRHWDITGVLCPHTVATLMKARLNPEDYVDEAYTKAKYIKAYEPVVAPMPGVKHWAKTNLPEPLSPPMRNMPERPSLKKRRKEPGEGGGRFVNRPKKSHNCSHCSQPGHTKKTYKNPPAPPKQPGRPKSSNPWTTEQRNNAAKRRATPTTAPTTSTSTAPSAAPTTSASQPLVIATQSGQC
- the LOC141588442 gene encoding uncharacterized protein LOC141588442, with product MKKPNLTDDERHRVIRMLFESCKNGKSEHGKMNEVATIFNVTRKSIYSIWTATKKQRMEHIPINRTTLKRLGKAIGHSSSTCHRWVKEGLIKSHTNSIHPALSQDNKFIRLHFVMGKLVFDRLLRCVMFKDMSHIIHIDEKWFYMTNPKCRYYIGSNEALPYRSCKSKRYITKIMFLAAVSRPTYKENGEVLFDGKLGIWPLLIKNQQRGKVRIQVQVL